CACTGAAAAACAGGCAGCCACGATCACCAGTCTGTTGCTCTAGTTAACGCTTCCGAAGCAAAATGGAGAATACCTTTAGATTGGAATGCGCGTGCGCATGCTGCATGTCTGACAGCGTCCTCCTGCAGCGATATccgaaaaaaagacaaagaaataaagagagagagagcttcggttcagattattattaacttgaatcttccagagcgcgaattgaagacagtatgccGGGATTGATATTTAGTccagccttcaatgtattaaatttatTAATCATATATGATTTTcgctgttcacgctcccttgtactggagaaaccGCTTTGTAAGAGTAACCTTGATGGAATCAAATCGGTGGTTCTCGGAATTTATATGTTGAGACAGAAGAAGATGCGGAAACGAATTAACATGTGAACGATGGTTAATAAAGCGGGTACGGAAGGCTGTGCCTGTCTGATCTATGTATTGAATGCTGCATAGTCTGCACTTGAGAAGGTAGACTACATTAGAGGTTTGAGTGACGGGAGTATTTGAATTTGGAATGTGTGCTTCCAGCAACGTTGGTTGGCTGTATGTATTTGCAAGCCTTGCGACGAGCCTTGTCGTATGACTGGCATCCAGTTATAGGCGTCTTATCGATTTTAGAACGGACAAGATATTCGTTAATGTTTTGGGGCGTCTATAAGAGACTCGGGGAGGGGAAGGGCAAATTTTTGATAGTCGTGTACTCTGTTGTAAGATATTGTAGTGTGTCTTCAGAATTTTGTTTACTTTAGGGGGGTTGCTTCCGAATGTTAGCACCACCTTTTTCCGTCCCTCTTCTTTTAATTCTTTCTGCTGGTAAAGCAGTTGTTGGCGATCCAGGTTTGCCCCTTTACGAATGGCGTCGTTGACTATAGAAGGAGGATAGTGTTGCTTCGCAAGTACGTTGCGCAAGTTATTTGCGTTGGCCTCAAAGCAAGTTCTTCTGAATCGGTGGGCCTGCGAGTATGGGATGCTCGTCTTGCAGTGACGAGGGTGACAACTATCGAAGTGAAGGTACTGCTGCTTTTTGTAAACCTTAGTAGTCAAGGACCCGTCGTTTACTTTAACGTGGACGTCGAGGAAGTTGAATCTAATAACCTTTTGCTAGACCGAAGGGACTATGAGGAGAAAATGTGCAGCATCTTGAGCGATTCCTCGCATTTTGTGAAGCTGACCCGTGACCCGACAGCAAAATCAGAACGACAACTGGTGGAGCAGTTACGGGCACTGCGCAACAAGGGAAGCACTGATCAAGCGTTGTACCGCCGACTGTTTTCTTTGGATGGGGCCAAGCCAACGATTTATGGGCTGCCCAAAGTTCACAAGCAGGGCTGTCCTCTTCGCCCTATCGTGTCCTTCATTGGGTCATCAACTTATAACTTAAGTTTCTGGTTGTGTTGCTGAGACCGTTAACCGAGAACAATGGCCGGTCAGTCAAAAACTCTCGGGAATTTGCAACTGTCGTGCGTACGCGgcagcttgatgatgatgatgatgtggtggtatcttttgatgttgtttctttattcacagATGTCCCTGTTGTTCTGGCAACTGAGATTGCGGAGGCCCGTTTGAAATAGGATAGAAATTTGCAAAGTcgtacgtcgatgtcggtggaggcgatcgtaattttgttgcggttttgcttgaaacaaacgtacttcagtttcaacaacacagtttaccaccaaaCTAAAGGGTGCCCTATGAGAAgtccagtctccgtcaccatggccaacatagtgatggagcacgtcgaaacaTGTGCGCTGGAGGctctaccttttcagttgaaactgtaccgtaggtacgttgatgacactttcgtcatcctgaCGAGGGCAGATCTggttgctttccatgaggcactgaacggcgtacatcctgccattaagtttacctatgaagtgGAGAACGAcaatgccttgccatttttggatagAGTGATGCAATTCGCACGACGGAGTGCACCGTTGCCGGAAATGACTGGGTGCACGACGATGCGGCGCCATCTATGGGGAGAGAGTAGTAACGCTGTCGGCTAGCGCCATCTACGAAGCTTCGCTGAAAGTACGACTTTCCTCGTGCTCAGATAAGGCAGTTCGTTGAGTTGGTCACATGCGCTCGGGTGTTTACGCACGTGTGAGCATGGACGTAACGGTTGGTGCACGGTTTGCATCGTACGATGACTTCTATAGTGCTTTGCGCAAGTTGCAGCTGCGGACAAACGCACTGTTTGTTAAGAAGACATCGAAGTCCGTGGATGCTGTCAACTCACATCTGGTATCCGGAGCTGTAAAGCAGGAAGGAAGATTGAAATTCGCGAACGCGACGTTCACATGCAAACACGGCGGTACCCAGAGAACAAGGGGCACGGGAGTGCGCCCAAACCAGAGGTAACGCAGGCCCTTATTCAATGCTGCATCGTGTACTATACATATTTGAGAGGAGTGCGTGTACTAGGTAAAACCACgcggtttgtttctttttctagaACGATGAAGATGGAGTGCCCGGCGAGAGTAGTAATTACTGCCAGACGTGCAAGGCAAGAGCTGGAGGTCACCTGTGTCGTGCTGGAGCACAATCACGAGACCACTTGCGACATGTTGTCTTCCTATCCGGCGTGCAGGAAGCTGAACGACCACGAGGCCAAAGTTTTGCAACCGCTCCTTGAGTTGAACGTGCGGCCCAGCCTCATCGTACAGAAACTCAAGAGAGACACAGGTAACACTATATAGTCACATCGTTGTGGTTGTGACTAAGCCTTGCACCTTTTTTGTCTCAATTGTTTTACAGGAAAAGTAATCATCGCGAAGGAGATACAAATATGAAAACTAGCATGAAGAGAGGAGATGATGTAGAAAACCTCATGAGTGTTCCGCGACcttcgagaaaaagaaaaggcaacaGTTATCACAATTACTGATGAAAACAAAGAGCTACAGGTTCTATACGTGCAAACAAGACAAATGGACAGGATGTTTGAGGGATATCCCGATGTTTTCATCTTAGATGCCACATATAGAACAAGCACAGGATGCCTTTGTTTGTAgtgagtgtctagcgttacgtctagacgtaacggtacgaccgttgcagttacgtctggacgtaagaataacgagtcttaaaagttacgtccagcgtgacaatacaaatacagcccgttagacctaccgaaccgattggcctcagtggcgcagcggctagcgtgtcgtgctgggaactgcgaggacgttggttcgaacctcgctgctggtgcattttttttctttttttatctcaggtgttgctgaagtctgttgccagagaagcgcgacgcggctcgtgggttacgtgcgcctccgcctgccccaaAGGGGCAGGTGCGTGGGCTAAACAGCGCGTTGCCGCGACAGCGGCCAAGAGCGCGTGaccgagaccctgccaaccggccattgagcgttagcgaaatggccgcactcgcgaagcgagggcgaagccatgattaggtttccgcgcccgaagggtgcagagggccttcactgagcaacaggaaaataatgtactcacgtttgtggaaagccacatctggactagagtccctagattttccctgctctgcaacagggaaaaatctagggactttaatctggacgtaacgatagcggtgactacagttacgtctggacgtaaccctagcaacagccttgtTTGTATTCATGGTTGAAGATGGGGCAGGTGCCAGCCATGTTGTGGCATATGCCTTCGTTGCATCCGAACAACAGCACGTCTTCACTAAGCTACTTGAAACTTCTGTCAATGAAAATTCAAAGGCAGCTTGCACTAATGTCGTCATTGTGGATAAATACTTCACCGAAATATCTGCAATACGAGGCGCGTTCACTTCAAGACCTGCTGTGCAGCTATGCCAGTTTCACGTAATGAAAGCTTGCCGGACAGCTGTCGGACAGTTTACACATTCAGCTGAAGAAAAAGAGGGGCTAGTCAGCAGCTTCAGTGAACTGGTGTATGcacctacttcacagaaatttgaAGAGGCACAGACTGACTTCTTACTACATGCGAATAGTCAAGCATGCGCCTActttgaaaaaaattggggaAATATACAAAGACATGTGGGCCAGACAAGGAGTTTACTGCGGGCAACAACACTACTAACAGAGTGGAGTCTCATAATGCCAAAATCAAGCAGATCTTGTCATCGTCCGACAAATTGTACGAGGCACTAAGGGGCATTGTAAGGCTATCAGATGGACTCTCACAAGAAGCCAGGCATCGGGCAAGCCTCATGAAAACATGCACGTTTTACTCGTACGAAGCATCAAGCAATATTGAAGCCATGTGTGCCAAGCAGTTAACCCCGTATGCTTGCTCCGCAGTCTACAAAGAAGCAGCTAAAGCCAAAAAAGCCCCTCCAGAGATACGACAACTAGAACCAGCTGTTTATAACGTATCAAGTTCTTGTGGCACGTGGCGTGTAGTTTCAGAGAAAACTTCCACATGCACATGCACAGCTTTTTCGAGGATGGGGCTTCTTTGTCGTCACATTCTGGCTGTTTGTGAAAAAACTGGTGGTGTGCCTGACCTGTCTAAATTCATCAAACCACGGTAGTTTAAGAGCTATCACCTCAATGTAATGGCTGCTGACAACAATGAAGAGAATGTCGATACATTGCAGGAAAGCACAGAACTGCTAGTCATGCCAGGGCCAGCATTTCATAAGATGAACAGAAACCAGCTATTTAATAATGCAATGAGGACACTGAAGACAATAGCAGATTACCTCGCTGACTGTCCACATGAGGTCTTTGCGGCCCGACTTGAAGTTCTTGAGAATGTTCTTGCGGAATGGCTTACGGAAAGGTCCTCAGGTTCTGCTTGCCACGTTGAGCAACCTAAAGCTGACCAGCCAAACGGCAGAGCTCACACCTCTCTGCTTTCACAAGCCCCTTCACCACTACCACAAGAACCTGCAACAGCACCACGAGCCCCTTCACCACTACCAAAAGAACCTTCCCCAGCACCACGAGCCCCTTCACCACTACCACGAGAACCTTCCACAGCACCATGAACCCCTTCACCACTACCAAAATAACCTTCCACAGCACCACGAGCCCCTTCACCACTACCACGAGAACCTTCCACAGCACCACGAGAACCTTCCCCGCTACCACACGACCCTTCCATGGTACCACAACCTCCCTCCACGCCAAGACAAGAACCTTCCACACTGCAAGATCCTTTCAGCCCCTCTGTTTCAAACCCAAGACCACCACAGCTCAGACTTCCACTTGTGAAGCCAAGAGGGCGCCCAAAGTACAAGGCTGTGCAAAAGAGTAAAATGCCAAGGCAACAGTCAGAAATGGCTGCAACACCATTTGCGCGGCTGACTGAGGTGGCTCAACACAAGCGTGAGTAAATACTCTGGATAAAGTGCTCTTAACGCATACTAATGTGGCGCTTCTTTCAGGGCTACACCATTAATGAGGCTGATTAATGATTAATGAGGCATCTATAATGCAAACCGGGGCTACATCATTAATGAGGCTGATGTAGAAGTACGGCCAGAGTTCCTGTCAAGTGCACTTTTGGATTATCGAGTTCAGATGCGGCAACTGGGGCCTTACTTTTCGGATGATGCCTGACACCTACTTACGTCTGCAGGTAATTATGAGAATACAATTAGTGTGTACTGTCTGTACTAGAAAATATATTGTAATGCTGTTTCCCGCACAACCCGTCTAAAATGTGTCCTATTGTCCTTTCAGTtgacatcaagaaaaaaaaatgaactgtgGTTGTGCTACGCCTGCAAGGAACAAGACAGTGGCGAGATAAAAATGATTTGCTGTGACCACTGCCTAGAATGGTTTCACTGGTATGAATTACATATGCTGATGTCAAATGGCCAATGTAACATTTATACTCTTTCTGTGCAGGacttgtgctgcagtgaagcaagCTGACACAAAGAAGAAGTTGTGGTTTTGCAGGCCCTGTACAGGCAACGGCAACATTTAGTGTAAAGGCATAATAAAATTTGTACTGCTGAAAAGCACAAAATTTCAGCAGCTTTGGTGTGAAGCAGTGTGCCTTATTTTAGTTTTTGTATATGTGCACTGCATGTGTGATCGACATAACAGATTTGATTCAAAGTATGTGGTCAACAGAATATCATGTTTTGCTTGATGTGAGCCCGAAAAAAGTGCGTTGAAACTTTCCCACGCGGTTATTACTATCAAATTCAATCCAAACAAAGACATGCAATTCTACGGCGTCCTAAATATGCTGTATCGAATGACATTAGTAAGAGAATTTAGATTTGGGTTTATTCTGCATTTTCTACGTGCCGATGTCGCTACGCCAAAGGCGTTAGGTCTTTTGCGAGAGTCGCAGCTCGCTCATGACTGTCAGCGCAAACTGCGCGAATTGGCTGTACTGTACGGCTGAAACGACAATAGGACACGGCCGCATCGTCGTGCAGCACCTGTGCGCATACGACATATTGCGAAACGAACGCAAAGCCACTACTCAAGCTCGGGCACTGGCGATTTTTTGAGTTGTAACAGTCCAATTACCGTCTTCATGAACTTaacatctgttttagagtgcAACACTTCAATTACCGTCTTAATTAACTCAACCTCTGGTACGGACGATGATTCACAGTGTAACAGTTCAATTAACGTCTTCACGAACTCAACCTCGGGCACGGACTTTGTTTCAAAGCGCAACAGTTCAATTGTCGCCTTAATAAATTCCGTACGCGTTGACAACAGCTCATCCAGCACCAATCCCTAGATCTAGGGGTTTACGTGAGCCAGCATCGTTCCCTAGAAAGAACGTCGTCGTGCACCCAGCCATTTCCGGCAGCGGTGCACTCCGTCGTGCGCATAGCATCACTCGtttggatatacttgtccgcagggcttgtaatggcgggatggaaacaacagtgtaccggaaacaatgcgataccggaggctttttgtccttccactcacatcacccggccgagcacaaacggtccgtcgtgaggacgttcttgtcccgttgtggtgctctttgttctgatcagcacttgcggcgacatgagatggaaaatgtggtcggtgcgttggagcaaaggcattatccgaggacgtttatcaacgacaccatgagacgtatgcgagggggaacaaggAGTGCGGCACGAGAAAAAAACAACATCCATTCTTTTCATTCcttacgttcagggcgtgtcagattctgttcggagagcacttcgtccgctcggcattaaaaccgttttcaaacctcattgtaccttgagaaacgtgttcaccaagccCAAAGACCGCgcccctgcgaacgatcaaagcggggtcgtttacaaggtaccgtgcggggactgcgacgccacctacatcggcgaaacaggcaggaggCGGTCAACGAGGCTCAACGAGCCCAAatgggacgtcgccaaagccacccatgccacacattccaagagcgaattcgtcgaacactgctggacgacggggcatgtcttcgacttcagtaatgcgacgacgctggctcgggatcgaaggtggggcaagagaaagcttctcgagccGTGGTTCATctgccgtgacaggtcggcgttcaacaacaaccgtggccccctaccggatgtgtataGAGATATACGAGACTGGAAATAGACTGGGTGACCTTCGATCATtaggtgccagttcatactgaagatgccacccccataggtggcgaaacgtctgtgtagcttttgttatattttgttgtgttaactCGGAGTATATatttttaatcatgaactctcccggcttttggaacatttttgcattaatatctgtttgtgactttttttttctatagcagCATACCAGCCTCCGTTAAGCGATCCTGTTCCGGTGCCTACCCCTTATTTTTGCAAAATATATCTTCAGCGCAAGTCATCTCGCATAGCCGCATAAATTTCGCATCTCGCATAGTCGCATAAGTACATATATGTAGGGAGGTCCACTGTTTGGCGTTCTTACTTTTCGCTAGCGAGAACACAGTTCAATACTAACGGCGCAAAGCGCTGTACACGTGCATACCCAGcttttgtggatggatggatggatactatgagcgtcccctttataacggggcggtgacatgtctgccaccaggcacgaagaaaaaaaaagagaaaaaaaaaaccttcctggttttatgttggcctaataccttatccacattgattaaatctatgttattatacaaaaaaaatataaattcacggtccatctctctgcctcttaaggcagaatgaccttatttttccccattatttatttttgtactttatctctacctttctgccaccaatactctaaccgtttcttacttatttctatcgcggacgtgttcagctttccaatgttgtccctaaaacccaaggcttcctgtagactcgtgcccacacgtatacctgggtgaatatcgccacattcaatcagtacatgttccatcgtttccttagttcccccgcagcatgtacattgttcttcttcgttactgaatctcgctttataactacgcgttctaaggcagcccgaccttgcttcaaacagtaaagcgcttccccttgaattatcataaaacctttccctccttatttcgttttttccctttcggtagttactcagagccggcttcttttccatcacggtcatccaataagtcctctccgcctctccgaccttccgcttaatgctccttgttgccatatcgcccacactgctagccgtatatttactggtgagcctcctagcttttttttctccactgcgtgtcaacgctttttctatacaaatacctgaaaaccttctctgcccatctactcttcttcattttcctcagcctctcttcgaatctcattttgctctgagattccctcacttcaaagcctgtccatcccatatctccctttacagcctcatttgtcgtcttcccgtaagcgcccaacgcgaggcggcccgccgtcttttgatttacatccattcctgattgtacctctggcttcatgcacaccactgagttcccaaatgtaagccccgggaccatcacacccttccacagccctcgaagcacctcgtacctattgtatccccataaagctctgtgcttcataattgcagcattcatctttccctttgctaccgatgctttctcctgtacctccatatatctatccccctcatttacccattctctgaggtacttgtactcgcttaccctcggtattttttttttggacacatagcagccagcgcccctggcggccccggcgcgaagctagcgcgttttcaatgtaactggcgagtttttcccggataattaagtgtagagggtgaatgttaaAAAAACGcggaccacagagcgcttctgggcaCCTacacgcacgagaggactgcagcgatcatgttgcagtaagcttcaattttgttcccagagcagctaacgattgtacaatgggagtctatagaaacggcgaaaaatgtggcctgcttttcgagacaaaaacaGTCACTGGCGttaaactaagcaagttatgttaatggtcaggaaatcacatgtagtcctgccactcagctttcgtttgaagccattctcaacttgccacaattggcataacattgttccctaacgcgttttttttaagcgcggtcgttcaaatgtttgtggtaaattgataaacccttgctaaCCACAGGTGACGAGGCGTCGTCCGTGGCCGAGTGAGCTTAGCGCTCACGTTCGGAGCGCGTCATTACcacgccgtcatcggttcgattcctggcgtcgGATCaccttttttttcagcccgtgacttagttccacagcttccctCAAGATGTcaccgccgaaacaaaacaaaatagctttagtttcggtttcggtttttgactgcaatcttgagctgccgtttctttttctctttattatatgacttttttagtgtgtttaaacactccacgcgtatcagatcgttcagatctacatttgtaattcttgatttattcttttataaacgtcctaaggaacagaacgcccgatcaagttatgcaTGGttaacaaagctctttcgaagtttcgtacgcgtattgtggtggaaacttacttctcccttctcatgatgtcgttacgatcttctcaagTACCTACAATTCAGACACGTAAAGGACGCGAAATAAGCTCAGACatgcgaggcatagtaattaaatgacaaagttagatgtttttgcagttgctttttactttagggctaacgcaagtgtctgtcgtaatcttaacgaaagaaggggattttTCGAGGGGTCCTTTTGttttagacactactaatgaaaccaacagataattaagccaatcaaagtaTAGGAAAcaatatttgttctttttcaaacagcagtgcagtgatttcgccctaacttaaatgaaatcaaaatcgctatctcgacaagcatcagcggacggctcctATACCCTTCCaaatgctgcgctctcaacgcgaagagactgtggaaatcccctttcctacatGGAGTGGCTGTGTCCTGTTACAGCAACATTTTGTAgcgttacgcgagactggatctagaatagttagctgccagctttacttcatttgttgctatcgcactcattgcatcgcccttgcggtgaaactgggatttttattcatctcttgtcatatctatcacgctacgtgaacagaaaaagaccagcatgccttctcctttaacatcacaaagcactgtgcgctgcatcggataggtccgtgtgatatgacgtgtgtggatcaaagctttggggaattccccaaagctttgatcctgtgattcagcagcttttcgcacgcactcgcagcccacctcaacgtaccgcaataagatgccattttaaacatctgtaaataaaaATCTGCGCAGCATGTACTCGtagcgcaaggctggaaccgagaGCGGAGCTAgggttcgacctagcttcttctaaggttttgctagtaataccaagctattgctataGAGGTGCAAACGtgttgctagtatagtattataggatatggctaggcttggatattcTATTCTTCTCAGTTTTCCGTCGGTTCCCCaaactacgcacttgttgcgtagTTCTGAAgaggaaatgtcgcgtcactagtagttacgtgatgggattttagtcacgtgagagagaaagtacatctttattagagtccagtgcagatgCTGAGGTTGTCCCACGCCACCCgattgttccgaagtttttggcgccaacacgtcacgtcaatagttacgtgacgtaaCGGAATTTTTGTCgcgagactaattacgtgattttacgtaaTTTTTAGTcgcgtggctagttgttacgtgattgttgtcacataagtagatgttgtgcgatgttacgtgagtttggtcacgcgacaagtgcaggcctggtgtacaaaaattgtagtcacaggaaacagcaacccatcatcgatatgaCATATATTTTACGaccacgagaaattcactttcgttgcttgaaagagcaagcgaagctgcactcgtgcactttttatcacgtttcaaaatttgttgggcttctacgattttttctggatttttttgtatgcttcatttgctataTTCAtctttctttcctggtgaagagcgcatatacaTTGccgtaagtttgaaaatatagccagttgtaacttcggcgctgtgtgtgttttccaatgtcgtcctcgttccttacgctttgaaacatcgaattatggtctacagcgaatttgtgcaaacagaaagcagctgttttcacttttgcattccgttcctgctctttggaaggtggggacacttgcaaggagcgttgcaaggagagtttgaccgtagtatctttataatagctatcgtatcacgggctggacgtcgcgcgctgtggctgaatgggctGATcttccgtgctggctgtttgcgcgcaatcgctggggcctgggttcgaatcccaatgcggttttttcttccttttttgtctctctcagaattgcatATGTTTAACGCGGTGGCacagcggttacagtgctcggctgctgacccaaagggcacagatTTGACGGCGGCTCAGCATTTTtgaacgaggcgaaaatgctagaggctcgtgtacttggtttcagatgcacgttacgaacctgaagtggtcgaaatttccgcagccctcctctacggcacgcctcataaacatattatggtttgggcacgtagaactccagcaactattattactagtacaacgctgctgaagatttagatgCTTATTTTTTCGCCGGAGCATTGCACCCaggatatttgctgcagtttctgTTTCGCTTCTGGAAaaggagcaagtaaacttctaatgttttattatttattaccacgcaatCCAATACCctataacgaagaaaaggaacccagattttagttaacctcaaccataagaagtcaatacaaaacgaaaccaaggcaagcatgagagCAGCCATTTATattataatgaagcgttttaaagaagtactctactattaaaGACAACGCAGAAACGTAACAAGTAATAGTAGAAcaaacgcaaagcttgtattgtcgaatcgtcgccttttttctacgggagcggCGTTCTCCCCTTCTGCAAGTGtgccgctcttttgcattacatttacttcccctccgaaaaaaaaacgccaggcctgcgcggaaagcgcagcacagtcacaacgaaagctggaagagcggcttttctagagcgcgttataaactctcctgtggctaccaatacaggtacattagcaacgtacccactacgccacaaagcgtaatttttgggaagtttggaagcacccagcacgacattattcgttgtactgcggagaagcgaggtaccatatgtaagcgattatgtgcagtttgttgatgcggcggttgatgacgatgaataattatggttgcgccctttgtaatgggttggaagctttaaacgacccactagttacgtaacgcatattgtgtgacgcccggtcgttatttaactgtcccaccacgctttataacacactttaaccggagaaacgtagagcgagagagagagagaattgactttattgagaccctgaggaaatggatcatgggagccttatgggcttccttggcaaccaacagaagtgcacttgcgaggaacccactacgctataaatcattgtaatttttgagaagtaggctagaaggcactg
This window of the Rhipicephalus sanguineus isolate Rsan-2018 chromosome 2, BIME_Rsan_1.4, whole genome shotgun sequence genome carries:
- the LOC119382027 gene encoding histidine-rich glycoprotein-like, translating into MKMECPARVVITARRARQELEVTCVVLEHNHETTCDMLSSYPACRKLNDHEAKVLQPLLELNVRPSLIVQKLKRDTGPQVLLATLSNLKLTSQTAELTPLCFHKPLHHYHKNLQQHHEPLHHYQKNLPQHHEPLHHYHENLPQHHEPLHHYQNNLPQHHEPLHHYHENLPQHHENLPRYHTTLPWYHNLPPRQDKNLPHCKILSAPLFQTQDHHSSDFHL